One genomic window of Salvia miltiorrhiza cultivar Shanhuang (shh) chromosome 4, IMPLAD_Smil_shh, whole genome shotgun sequence includes the following:
- the LOC131022204 gene encoding ABC transporter B family member 11-like isoform X1 has product MTNMESAPSYSIFSAADSRDKILMLVGTIGAIGNGLSQPLMALIFGSLVNAFGQSQTNNIVPMVSKASLKFVYLALGCGFSAFLQVSCWTITGERQSARIRRLYLQAILRQDIAYFDEKVNTGEVIEKMSSDTFLIHDAIGEKAGKFVQVTTTMLGAFVIAFVKGWLLALVMFSAIPLTVMTSAVMYFLNFKINSLAQKARNDAANVVHQTIGCIRTVASFNGEKQAVANYKKFLASSYKSDMLQVLCGGSDFALHIFIMLCTYAMAVWFGAKMIIQKGFTGGEVYTVLLTVLMGSFSMGQSSRPLAAFSAGQVAALNMFKTINRKPTIDAYDTRGKMFKDIRGDIELKHVTFSYPSRPKELIFDAFSLFIPNGTTAALVGQSGSGKSTVISLIERFYDPLSGEVLIDGTDLREFQLKWIRSKIGLVSQEPVLFNASIKDNIAYGKDEATLGEIIAAAELANAKDFIDKLPQGMDTMVGERGVQLSGGQKQRVAIARAIIKDPRILLLDEATSALDADSERIVQEALEKIMMNRTTVIVAHRLSTIRKANMIVVLHPGKVVEKGTHVELLKDPHGVYSNLIHSQEVNEDMEKNIDNRYEICTSKFVLERNVTLSSTRSLSSGSLGMSSTSPRSLSLSFSKTTLDDKASFSTEASKDLPEVSTYRLACLNKPEAPVLIAGAIVAIISGAILPVLGFLTANMIKTFFELPDKLKKDSKFWALMYFILGIVSLIAYSSRSYLFGVAGNKLIKRIRLMCFEKLVSMEIGWFDMTENSSGVISSRLSTDAAMIRSLVGDALAKILQEATALLVGLAIAFEACWQLALIVSAMMPLLGLNNYVQMKSAKRFYSKAKMMNEKASQVANDSVGNMRTVASFCVQEKIMKIYKEKCEGPATSGTKLGLIGGIGFGLSICFLYLVYAASFYTGARLVEDGKATTSEVFRVFFVLSMVAIAISTWTAMAPDSSKAKAAAASVFAILDGKSKIDPSDDSGITLENINGELEFKHVNFSYPTRPDIQILKDLSLTVSSCKIVGLVGESGSGKSTVISLLQRYYECDSGNITLDGIEIRKLQLKWLREQMGLVNQEPVLFNDTIRANIAYGKGEAATEAEIIAAAKSANAHEFISGLSQGYDTVVGERGVQLSGGQKQRVAIARAIIKKPMILLLDEATSALDAESEKIVQEALDKVMVNRSTIVVAHRLSTIKGADTIAVFRNGCIVEKGNHHSLINIKDGYYSGLVRIHHTALP; this is encoded by the exons ATGACAAACATGGAGAGTGCCCCATCTTACTCGATATTCTCAGCTGCCGATTCTAGGGACAAAATTCTGATGTTGGTAGGCACAATTGGTGCCATTGGGAATGGACTCTCACAGCCTCTAATGGCTCTCATTTTTGGCAGCTTAGTAAATGCTTTTGGACAGTCCCAAACGAACAACATTGTACCAATGGTGTCCAAG GCTTCACTTAAATTTGTGTACTTGGCTCTGGGGTGTGGATTTTCTGCTTTTCTCC AGGTGTCATGTTGGACAATCACTGGGGAGAGGCAATCTGCTCGAATTAGGAGGCTATATTTGCAAGCTATACTGCGACAAGATATTGCTTACTTTGATGAGAAAGTAAACACTGGAGAAGTCATTGAAAAGATGTCTAGTGACACTTTTCTTATCCACGATGCCATTGGTGAGAAG GCGGGAAAGTTTGTTCAAGTTACAACAACGATGCTTGGAGCCTTTGTGATTGCCTTTGTAAAAGGGTGGCTACTTGCACTAGTCATGTTTTCAGCAATTCCTTTGACGGTCATGACCTCTGCTGTCATGTACTTTCTCAATTTCAAGATAAATTCTCTGGCTCAAAAAGCGCGCAATGATGCTGCCAACGTAGTGCATCAAACAATTGGCTGTATCAGAACG GTTGCATCATTTAATGGGGAGAAACAAGCGGTGGCTAACTACAAGAAGTTTCTTGCTAGCTCCTATAAATCCGACATGCTACAAGTCTTGTGTGGTGGATCGGATTTCGCACTCCATATCTTCATCATGCTCTGCACGTATGCTATGGCTGTTTGGTTTGGTGCCAAAATGATCATACAAAAAGGTTTTACAGGAGGGGAAGTGTACACTGTGCTCCTTACAGTGTTAATGGGATCTTT ttcTATGGGTCAGTCATCACGTCCACTAGCTGCATTTTCAGCAGGCCAGGTAGCGGCATTGAATATGTTTAAGACGATAAATAGGAAACCGACCATTGATGCTTATGATACAAGAGGAAAGATGTTTAAAGACATTCGTGGAGACATAGAGTTAAAGCATGTCACTTTCAGCTACCCATCAAGGCCAAAAGAGCTTATATTTGATGCATTTTCTCTATTCATTCCCAATGGAACCACTGCAGCTTTGGTTGGGCAGAGTGGAAGCGGGAAGTCAACTGTAATTAGTTTAATAGAGCGGTTTTATGATCCACTTTCTGGTGAGGTATTGATTGATGGAACTGATCTCCGAGAATTTCAGCTGAAGTGGATTAGATCAAAGATAGGTTTGGTTAGTCAAGAGCCAGTGCTTTTCAATGCCAGCATCAAGGATAATATTGCGTATGGCAAAGACGAAGCAACTTTGGGCGAGATTATAGCAGCAGCAGAATTAGCAAACGCTAAAGATTTTATTGATAAACTTCCCCAG GGGATGGACACCATGGTTGGGGAACGTGGCGTCCAGCTTTCTGGTGGTCAGAAACAAAGAGTTGCCATAGCTAGAGCAATTATAAAAGACCCTAGAATTCTACTTCTAGACGAGGCAACAAGTGCACTAGATGCAGACTCAGAGAGAATTGTACAAGAGGCGCTGGAAAAGATTATGATGAATCGAACGACTGTTATTGTTGCACATCGCTTAAGCACCATTAGAAAGGCTAATATGATTGTTGTTCTTCACCCAGGAAAAGTGGTTGAGAAAG GCACACATGTTGAATTACTCAAGGATCCTCATGGGGTGTATTCTAATCTGATACACTCTCAAGAAGTAAATGAGGACATGGAGAAAAACATTGACAATAGATACGAGATATGTACTTCAAAATTTGTCTTGGAGCGTAATGTAACATTGTCATCTACGCGTTCCCTGAGTTCTGGGTCATTGGGAATGTCAAGTACGAGTCCTCGGTCATTGTCACTTAGTTTCTCCAAAACAACATTAGATGATAAGGCTTCCTTTTCTACTGAGGCATCAAAAGACCTTCCGGAGGTCTCAACCTATCGCCTTGCTTGTCTAAACAAGCCAGAGGCACCGGTGCTAATAGCAGGGGCTATAGTTGCCATCATATCTGGGGCAATACTACCTGTTCTTGGCTTTCTAACTGCTAACATGATCAAGACTTTTTTTGAGTTGCCTGATAAATTGAAAAAGGATTCAAAATTCTGGGCTTTGATGTATTTCATTCTTGGAATCGTATCACTGATTGCATATTCATCAAGGTCGTATTTGTTTGGTGTGGCTGGGAATAAGTTGATTAAGCGAATTAGACTAATGTGTTTTGAGAAGCTGGTTAGCATGGAGATAGGATGGTTTGATATGACTGAAAACTCCAGCGGTGTGATTAGTTCAAGGCTCTCGACCGATGCAGCTATGATCCGTTCTCTCGTTGGAGATGCCTTAGCAAAAATTCTTCAAGAAGCCACCGCACTTCTAGTCGGATTGGCTATAGCTTTTGAAGCATGTTGGCAGTTGGCACTCATAGTTAGTGCAATGATGCCCCTCTTAGGATTGAATAACTATGTACAAATGAAGTCTGCCAAACGGTTTTACTCGAAAGCAAAG ATGATGAACGAGAAAGCGAGTCAAGTAGCAAACGATTCTGTTGGTAATATGAGAACGGTAGCTTCGTTTTGTGTTCAAGAAAAGATTATGAAGATTTACAAGGAGAAATGTGAAGGGCCAGCTACAAGTGGAACAAAACTAGGATTGATTGGTGGGATAGGATTTGGTTTATCTATATGCTTTCTGTATTTGGTTTATGCTGCTAGCTTTTATACAGGTGCTCGACTCGTTGAGGATGGAAAAGCTACCACTTCTGAGGTGTTCCGT GTTTTCTTTGTTCTATCCATGGTGGCTATTGCAATATCTACTTGGACCGCCATGGCTCCGGATTCGAGCAAAGCAAAAGCTGCAGCCGCTTCCGTATTTGCTATTCTTGATGGAAAATCCAAGATCGATCCTAGCGATGACTCAGGCATCACTCTAGAAAATATTAATGGAGAACTTGAGTTCAAACATGTCAACTTCAGCTATCCAACTAGGCCAGACATTCAGATTTTGAAGGATCTTTCTTTGACAGTCAGCAGCTGCAAG ATAGTTGGTCTAGTTGGAGAGAGTGGAAGTGGCAAATCAACTGTCATCTCATTACTCCAACGATATTATGAATGTGATTCTGGTAATATCACACTTGATGGGATTGAGATACGCAAGCTCCAGCTGAAATGGCTAAGGGAGCAGATGGGGCTGGTGAACCAAGAGCCCGTTTTGTTCAATGACACAATCCGAGCAAACATCGCCTATGGAAAAGGAGAAGCTGCAACCGAGGCAGAAATCATAGCTGCAGCAAAATCAGCAAATGCGCATGAATTCATCAGCGGATTGAGCCAG GGATATGATACAGTAGTTGGAG
- the LOC131022204 gene encoding ABC transporter B family member 11-like isoform X2 has product MTNMESAPSYSIFSAADSRDKILMLVGTIGAIGNGLSQPLMALIFGSLVNAFGQSQTNNIVPMVSKASLKFVYLALGCGFSAFLQVSCWTITGERQSARIRRLYLQAILRQDIAYFDEKVNTGEVIEKMSSDTFLIHDAIGEKAGKFVQVTTTMLGAFVIAFVKGWLLALVMFSAIPLTVMTSAVMYFLNFKINSLAQKARNDAANVVHQTIGCIRTVASFNGEKQAVANYKKFLASSYKSDMLQVLCGGSDFALHIFIMLCTYAMAVWFGAKMIIQKGFTGGEVYTVLLTVLMGSFSMGQSSRPLAAFSAGQVAALNMFKTINRKPTIDAYDTRGKMFKDIRGDIELKHVTFSYPSRPKELIFDAFSLFIPNGTTAALVGQSGSGKSTVISLIERFYDPLSGEVLIDGTDLREFQLKWIRSKIGLVSQEPVLFNASIKDNIAYGKDEATLGEIIAAAELANAKDFIDKLPQGMDTMVGERGVQLSGGQKQRVAIARAIIKDPRILLLDEATSALDADSERIVQEALEKIMMNRTTVIVAHRLSTIRKANMIVVLHPGKVVEKGTHVELLKDPHGVYSNLIHSQEVNEDMEKNIDNRYEICTSKFVLERNVTLSSTRSLSSGSLGMSSTSPRSLSLSFSKTTLDDKASFSTEASKDLPEVSTYRLACLNKPEAPVLIAGAIVAIISGAILPVLGFLTANMIKTFFELPDKLKKDSKFWALMYFILGIVSLIAYSSRSYLFGVAGNKLIKRIRLMCFEKLVSMEIGWFDMTENSSGVISSRLSTDAAMIRSLVGDALAKILQEATALLVGLAIAFEACWQLALIVSAMMPLLGLNNYVQMKSAKRFYSKAKMMNEKASQVANDSVGNMRTVASFCVQEKIMKIYKEKCEGPATSGTKLGLIGGIGFGLSICFLYLVYAASFYTGARLVEDGKATTSEVFRVFFVLSMVAIAISTWTAMAPDSSKAKAAAASVFAILDGKSKIDPSDDSGITLENINGELEFKHVNFSYPTRPDIQILKDLSLTVSSCKLV; this is encoded by the exons ATGACAAACATGGAGAGTGCCCCATCTTACTCGATATTCTCAGCTGCCGATTCTAGGGACAAAATTCTGATGTTGGTAGGCACAATTGGTGCCATTGGGAATGGACTCTCACAGCCTCTAATGGCTCTCATTTTTGGCAGCTTAGTAAATGCTTTTGGACAGTCCCAAACGAACAACATTGTACCAATGGTGTCCAAG GCTTCACTTAAATTTGTGTACTTGGCTCTGGGGTGTGGATTTTCTGCTTTTCTCC AGGTGTCATGTTGGACAATCACTGGGGAGAGGCAATCTGCTCGAATTAGGAGGCTATATTTGCAAGCTATACTGCGACAAGATATTGCTTACTTTGATGAGAAAGTAAACACTGGAGAAGTCATTGAAAAGATGTCTAGTGACACTTTTCTTATCCACGATGCCATTGGTGAGAAG GCGGGAAAGTTTGTTCAAGTTACAACAACGATGCTTGGAGCCTTTGTGATTGCCTTTGTAAAAGGGTGGCTACTTGCACTAGTCATGTTTTCAGCAATTCCTTTGACGGTCATGACCTCTGCTGTCATGTACTTTCTCAATTTCAAGATAAATTCTCTGGCTCAAAAAGCGCGCAATGATGCTGCCAACGTAGTGCATCAAACAATTGGCTGTATCAGAACG GTTGCATCATTTAATGGGGAGAAACAAGCGGTGGCTAACTACAAGAAGTTTCTTGCTAGCTCCTATAAATCCGACATGCTACAAGTCTTGTGTGGTGGATCGGATTTCGCACTCCATATCTTCATCATGCTCTGCACGTATGCTATGGCTGTTTGGTTTGGTGCCAAAATGATCATACAAAAAGGTTTTACAGGAGGGGAAGTGTACACTGTGCTCCTTACAGTGTTAATGGGATCTTT ttcTATGGGTCAGTCATCACGTCCACTAGCTGCATTTTCAGCAGGCCAGGTAGCGGCATTGAATATGTTTAAGACGATAAATAGGAAACCGACCATTGATGCTTATGATACAAGAGGAAAGATGTTTAAAGACATTCGTGGAGACATAGAGTTAAAGCATGTCACTTTCAGCTACCCATCAAGGCCAAAAGAGCTTATATTTGATGCATTTTCTCTATTCATTCCCAATGGAACCACTGCAGCTTTGGTTGGGCAGAGTGGAAGCGGGAAGTCAACTGTAATTAGTTTAATAGAGCGGTTTTATGATCCACTTTCTGGTGAGGTATTGATTGATGGAACTGATCTCCGAGAATTTCAGCTGAAGTGGATTAGATCAAAGATAGGTTTGGTTAGTCAAGAGCCAGTGCTTTTCAATGCCAGCATCAAGGATAATATTGCGTATGGCAAAGACGAAGCAACTTTGGGCGAGATTATAGCAGCAGCAGAATTAGCAAACGCTAAAGATTTTATTGATAAACTTCCCCAG GGGATGGACACCATGGTTGGGGAACGTGGCGTCCAGCTTTCTGGTGGTCAGAAACAAAGAGTTGCCATAGCTAGAGCAATTATAAAAGACCCTAGAATTCTACTTCTAGACGAGGCAACAAGTGCACTAGATGCAGACTCAGAGAGAATTGTACAAGAGGCGCTGGAAAAGATTATGATGAATCGAACGACTGTTATTGTTGCACATCGCTTAAGCACCATTAGAAAGGCTAATATGATTGTTGTTCTTCACCCAGGAAAAGTGGTTGAGAAAG GCACACATGTTGAATTACTCAAGGATCCTCATGGGGTGTATTCTAATCTGATACACTCTCAAGAAGTAAATGAGGACATGGAGAAAAACATTGACAATAGATACGAGATATGTACTTCAAAATTTGTCTTGGAGCGTAATGTAACATTGTCATCTACGCGTTCCCTGAGTTCTGGGTCATTGGGAATGTCAAGTACGAGTCCTCGGTCATTGTCACTTAGTTTCTCCAAAACAACATTAGATGATAAGGCTTCCTTTTCTACTGAGGCATCAAAAGACCTTCCGGAGGTCTCAACCTATCGCCTTGCTTGTCTAAACAAGCCAGAGGCACCGGTGCTAATAGCAGGGGCTATAGTTGCCATCATATCTGGGGCAATACTACCTGTTCTTGGCTTTCTAACTGCTAACATGATCAAGACTTTTTTTGAGTTGCCTGATAAATTGAAAAAGGATTCAAAATTCTGGGCTTTGATGTATTTCATTCTTGGAATCGTATCACTGATTGCATATTCATCAAGGTCGTATTTGTTTGGTGTGGCTGGGAATAAGTTGATTAAGCGAATTAGACTAATGTGTTTTGAGAAGCTGGTTAGCATGGAGATAGGATGGTTTGATATGACTGAAAACTCCAGCGGTGTGATTAGTTCAAGGCTCTCGACCGATGCAGCTATGATCCGTTCTCTCGTTGGAGATGCCTTAGCAAAAATTCTTCAAGAAGCCACCGCACTTCTAGTCGGATTGGCTATAGCTTTTGAAGCATGTTGGCAGTTGGCACTCATAGTTAGTGCAATGATGCCCCTCTTAGGATTGAATAACTATGTACAAATGAAGTCTGCCAAACGGTTTTACTCGAAAGCAAAG ATGATGAACGAGAAAGCGAGTCAAGTAGCAAACGATTCTGTTGGTAATATGAGAACGGTAGCTTCGTTTTGTGTTCAAGAAAAGATTATGAAGATTTACAAGGAGAAATGTGAAGGGCCAGCTACAAGTGGAACAAAACTAGGATTGATTGGTGGGATAGGATTTGGTTTATCTATATGCTTTCTGTATTTGGTTTATGCTGCTAGCTTTTATACAGGTGCTCGACTCGTTGAGGATGGAAAAGCTACCACTTCTGAGGTGTTCCGT GTTTTCTTTGTTCTATCCATGGTGGCTATTGCAATATCTACTTGGACCGCCATGGCTCCGGATTCGAGCAAAGCAAAAGCTGCAGCCGCTTCCGTATTTGCTATTCTTGATGGAAAATCCAAGATCGATCCTAGCGATGACTCAGGCATCACTCTAGAAAATATTAATGGAGAACTTGAGTTCAAACATGTCAACTTCAGCTATCCAACTAGGCCAGACATTCAGATTTTGAAGGATCTTTCTTTGACAGTCAGCAGCTGCAAG TTGGTCTAG